The genomic DNA TGAAGCGTCAGAAAGGCCCGATAGACGCTATTTTTAGTGTCTTGGGTCTTTTCTTGACATATATTAGTAGTAGGGTATATATTCAACAACGGTATAGAAGTCCAACAGGTACCGAGGTAAGGGAGAAACTGTCATGTTTCCCTCACAGCGGATTTTGAAGATGAGGCATAGAGGTGCCCTGTTGTTTAGATCAGGGGTCAAAGGAGAAGAACTTGAAATGAAGTTGAGAACACCAAGTTTTATTGCTATTGCTCTGGTTACATTTTTTTTCAGCGGCTGTATCGAGCTTGATAAGACACTGATTGAGCCTATAGATTATAAGGCTGAAGCGCGCTTTATCAATCTGTCGAGTCTCGGCTCGGCCACGGTAAAACTGACCGATGTGGGCGCCTCTTTCGGTTCACTCGGAGCGGGTGAAGCCAGCACATATGAAGAAATTGATGCAGGCTCACGCACCCTGGAGATACAGTTTTCTGACAGCGGTGTTGACACAACCTTGCAGATGGTCTTTGTGACTGAAAAGAAGGGCACAGTTTTTATGCTTGGTGATACATCGTCAGGTTTAAAGTTAGCTAATGTTCAGGAGAGATACACTTTTGGTGACCCCACAAAAGCGGACACTGTTCTCGTGCGCGTTCTTAATGGGTCTGTCGCTTTTGCCGATCTTTCTGTGAGTGCTTCCGGCACCAGTTCGAGTTTCAGCGCCGCTGCCTCCTATGGCTCGGCGTCATCCTACAGCGCGGTTCTCCCCGGAGAGTACGCTTTTGACATCGCAGTGAGTGATTCCACGGTGATGACGGACACGCTCACTCTTTCCGGCAGCGCAAGATATACGGTTGCCATTTACAGTCAGGTGAAAGTATTTCAAGATGATTAATCCTTGGGTGGAGACTAAAACAAGAAGGGGAAGTAACATGTTTAGAAAAATATTTCAGGTTGTTGCATTTGCGGCGATTATGATCTCGGCGGCGTTCGCTCAGTACGGCACTATTTCCGGTACGGTGGTGGATCGTGAAACCGGTGAAACTCTCATAGGAGCCAATGTAATAGTTATCGGGACGTCTCTTGGTGCAGCCACGAATCTTGACGGTAAGTTCAATATTGTGAACATTCCGGCAGGTTCGTACGCCGTAAAGGTAACCTATGTAGGTTACCAGGAGTTGACTGTCAGCAACATCAGGGTGGTGGACGGTCTGACAGCGTACGTGGAAGACCTGGAGTTGGCGTCAGAGGCCCTCGAGACCGAGCCTATTCTGGTGGTGGCGGAGAGACCGCTTGTGGAGAAAAGCGCTACCAATGCTATCCGGATTCTTACCTCTGATGAAATGGAGAACATGCCCGTGCGGGGAGCTCAATCTTACTTCACTCTTCAGCCGGGAGTTGTCTTACAGAATAACAGGGTGCACATTCGCGGCAGCCGCGGCGACGAAGTGGGCTATATTATTGAAGGTGCATCGACAAAAAATATCTACAGCCGTGATGGAGGAAACTTGATCAATACGATTCCCGAAGCACTGGAAGAGGTACTGGTGCAGGCCGGCGGTTATGCGGCTGAGTTCGGCGAAGCCAACGCCGGTATCGTTCAGATGAACTTCAAGACGGGATCGGAGCAGTATCATTTCTCCCTGCAGGCCGAGACAGACAACTTCGGTAACTATCCCGGAGAAACTTTTCTGGACACCTATTCCTACGGCTATTCTGATGCCGTTTTTACCGTCAGTGGACCTCTCCTGCTTAAGAATGTAAAGTTCTTTCTCTCCGGCGAAAACTACTTCACCCGTGACTATGCACCCATGTTCTGGTACGGATCACCTGAATTATGGAGTGATGGCGATTCTATGGGCGTGGTATACGATACGGGTCTCAGAGGCGGTGATAAATCGGATTCTGAAACACTCCATTGGATGCCTGGCAATGTTAACGGCAGGCTCAGAAACCGTAACACTGTCAACGGTACCATTCTGTTCGATTTCAAAAGACTCCTCGTAAGAACGGCGGTTGCGTTTTCGGATCAGAAGTCAAAGAGCAACAGTCTGCCCCTTATGAATCTCTTTTCTCTGGACAGGTTCAGTCAGTCTGACGCAACCGAATTATTGGTGAATACGAAGGTCAGCTTTTTCCTTAATCCGCGCAGCTTTATTGAGTTAAATGTCAATTTCGTGGATGATCGTAGTAACTGGTACGACCCGCATTTTAAGGAAGACCTGCTTGCTTATGGGGACAGCCTGAAGGTGGCACAGTACGCTGAAGCGAACGGCTTGGATTGGGCTAATTACATGAATTACACCAGCATCCCGCGCGACTACGATTTTTACGGTTTCCCGTTCAACCGCCCTGGAACTCCAATGTCAGGCTATGGCAAAACCCTGATGACAAAGAATGCGGGATCCTTGGCTTTCACGACCCAGATGAAGAATCACGAGCTGAAGGTGGGCGGTGAAGTGAATAATTGGACCATGCGCCGATTTTCATACGGCAGCGGCGGCCTGCGCGGTTTGCTCAGTTACTTTCGTCTGAATCCTGATAAAGCCAGGGAAAAGGAGGATGATCTCGTCAATATCATCCGGCAGCAGGCTACCCCCAACATTTACGGCTTTGATGAATTCGGCGGCCTCACTGATGAAGGTAGTGACGGCCCGAAACACCCGCAGACAATGGGGATCTATCTTCAAGATAAGATTGAGTACAATGATATGATCATTAATGCCGGCGTGCGCTACGATTATCTCTATATGGACGACTTTGTTCATAATGA from Candidatus Neomarinimicrobiota bacterium includes the following:
- a CDS encoding TonB-dependent receptor, whose amino-acid sequence is MFRKIFQVVAFAAIMISAAFAQYGTISGTVVDRETGETLIGANVIVIGTSLGAATNLDGKFNIVNIPAGSYAVKVTYVGYQELTVSNIRVVDGLTAYVEDLELASEALETEPILVVAERPLVEKSATNAIRILTSDEMENMPVRGAQSYFTLQPGVVLQNNRVHIRGSRGDEVGYIIEGASTKNIYSRDGGNLINTIPEALEEVLVQAGGYAAEFGEANAGIVQMNFKTGSEQYHFSLQAETDNFGNYPGETFLDTYSYGYSDAVFTVSGPLLLKNVKFFLSGENYFTRDYAPMFWYGSPELWSDGDSMGVVYDTGLRGGDKSDSETLHWMPGNVNGRLRNRNTVNGTILFDFKRLLVRTAVAFSDQKSKSNSLPLMNLFSLDRFSQSDATELLVNTKVSFFLNPRSFIELNVNFVDDRSNWYDPHFKEDLLAYGDSLKVAQYAEANGLDWANYMNYTSIPRDYDFYGFPFNRPGTPMSGYGKTLMTKNAGSLAFTTQMKNHELKVGGEVNNWTMRRFSYGSGGLRGLLSYFRLNPDKAREKEDDLVNIIRQQATPNIYGFDEFGGLTDEGSDGPKHPQTMGIYLQDKIEYNDMIINAGVRYDYLYMDDFVHNDPTRPEFDRDEYTVTNIEKSKPHTYLSPRLGFSFPVTDRTVFHMQYGKFVQTPGLDVAYRGLAYTAFVLTGGYYFTNPVAYGLEPVKTTQYEIGFTQQFTDFAAFDATAFYKDIKDQVQYDIVRAEAGWEISSYPIYSNQDFATTKGIEFQLRLRRVSRIMGMINYTLQSARGTNSFSQSAGGAIEGPGGIPSKMTMPLAYEQTHKGNINLDYRFGRGEGGPILERFGLNILMTFNSGHRFTLAKTPGGLGQEDASSGGILNDGDARQRAPVEPINSSTTPWFFNIDLRMDKTVTVAGLDLNIYTYVQNLLNMRNIVNVYYATGNASDDGFLTSKDGQQVVAGYGERFGDLYETVNLQNRQHNFWLNGFDLYGSPRQIRFGVRLEL